One window from the genome of Bradyrhizobium xenonodulans encodes:
- the addB gene encoding double-strand break repair protein AddB, which produces MRVFSVPLSVPFLRTIVSALLDGRLVDGFEARKEPARLADATLYLPTRRAMRVVREIFLDEMAADAVVLPRIVALGDIDEDELAFADEGEQFSGATPLDVPPRLGELERRLTLAQLVAAWAKGPVLSPLVVGGPASTLALAGDLARLIDDMVTRGVDWSALDGLVPDQLDRYWQHSLEFLRIARIAWPGHLAEINRIEPAARRDLLIAAEARRLTAHRHGPVIAAGSTGSMPATAKFLHAVAQLAHGAVVLPGLDTDLDDDAWRSIGGVRDSLGKFAEHPASNHPQYALHALLDRFGIKRSDVEILQPPADGGRDLLASESMRPSAKTEVWHDRLKQPDVAAKVAGGMTNLAVVEAPNPEMEALAIAIAMREARHLDKSAALVTPDRALARRVIAALTRWNLAFDDSGGDVLIETSAGVFARLTAEAATKGLEPPTLLAMLKHPLCRLGGAPGARKAAIESLELAVLRGTRPPAGTAGLLREFNRFREELAKLWRSEVSALHKAEPRARLKAEDLDRIQALIDTLRQALAPIESLASSKPFDFAELAHRHREIIIELSRDEQGIPLAFEEREGLALASAFDDLLRGGTTSGLMVTLPDYAELFQTAFSDRAVRRRDKPGARLQIYGPLESRLMQADRIIVGGLIEGVWPPAPRIDPWLSRPMRHELGLDLPERRIGLSAHDFAQLLGGDEVILTHSAKAGGAPAVASRFLHRLEAVAGDDPWKTAIRAGEKYVQFAGALDQPAEVSPIKQPEPRPPRATRPLRMSVTEIEDWLRDPYTIYAKRILKLDALDPVDMPLSAADRGSAIHDALGEFTERYATRLPDDPSRVLRAIGEKHFALLMERPEARALWWPRFQRIARWFGEWETVRRGAIESITAETRGEISITLDSTRSFKLSARADRIERRQGGGYAILDYKTGQPPTGKQVRMGLSPQLTLEAAILREGGFPDIDAGSSVSQLVYVRLSGNNPPGEERILELKYKQGDEPQPPDTAAAEARAKLEALIRAFEDENQPYTSLNLPMWTNRYGTYDDLARIKEWSAAGGLGIEEW; this is translated from the coding sequence ATGCGCGTTTTCAGCGTTCCCCTCTCAGTTCCGTTCCTGCGCACGATTGTCTCGGCGCTGCTCGATGGACGGCTGGTCGACGGCTTCGAGGCGCGCAAGGAGCCGGCGCGGCTTGCGGATGCCACCCTGTACCTGCCAACCCGGCGCGCCATGCGCGTCGTCCGCGAGATTTTTCTCGACGAGATGGCGGCGGACGCGGTGGTGCTGCCGCGCATCGTCGCGCTCGGTGATATCGACGAGGACGAGCTCGCTTTCGCCGACGAGGGCGAGCAGTTTTCGGGCGCGACGCCGCTCGACGTTCCGCCGCGGCTCGGCGAGCTCGAACGGCGGCTGACGCTGGCGCAGCTCGTCGCCGCCTGGGCCAAGGGCCCGGTGCTGTCGCCGCTGGTGGTCGGCGGGCCCGCCTCGACGCTGGCGCTGGCCGGCGACCTCGCCCGCCTGATCGACGACATGGTGACGCGCGGCGTCGACTGGAGCGCGCTCGATGGCCTCGTGCCCGACCAGCTCGATCGCTACTGGCAGCACTCGCTCGAATTCCTGCGCATCGCGCGCATTGCGTGGCCCGGTCATCTCGCCGAGATCAACCGGATCGAGCCTGCGGCGCGGCGCGATCTCCTGATCGCAGCCGAAGCAAGGCGGCTGACCGCGCATCGCCATGGCCCCGTGATCGCGGCCGGCTCGACCGGCTCGATGCCGGCCACCGCAAAATTCCTGCATGCGGTTGCACAGCTAGCGCACGGCGCGGTGGTGCTGCCGGGGCTCGACACCGATCTCGACGACGATGCATGGCGCAGCATCGGCGGCGTACGCGATTCGCTCGGCAAGTTCGCGGAGCATCCGGCGTCGAACCATCCGCAATATGCCCTGCACGCGCTGCTGGATCGTTTCGGCATCAAGCGCAGCGACGTCGAAATCCTGCAACCGCCCGCAGACGGCGGCCGCGATCTGCTCGCATCCGAATCGATGCGGCCATCCGCCAAGACGGAAGTCTGGCACGACCGGCTGAAGCAGCCCGATGTGGCCGCCAAGGTCGCCGGCGGCATGACAAATCTCGCAGTCGTCGAAGCCCCCAACCCTGAGATGGAAGCCCTCGCCATCGCCATCGCGATGCGCGAGGCGCGGCATCTCGACAAATCGGCCGCGCTGGTGACGCCGGATCGCGCGCTGGCGCGGCGGGTGATCGCCGCGCTGACGCGATGGAATCTCGCCTTCGACGATTCCGGCGGCGACGTGCTGATCGAAACGTCCGCCGGCGTCTTTGCGCGGCTCACCGCGGAGGCGGCGACCAAGGGATTGGAGCCGCCGACGCTGCTGGCGATGCTGAAACATCCGCTGTGCCGGCTCGGCGGCGCGCCGGGCGCGCGGAAGGCGGCGATCGAGAGCCTCGAGCTTGCGGTCTTGCGCGGCACGCGCCCGCCGGCCGGCACCGCGGGCCTCTTGCGTGAATTCAATCGCTTTCGCGAGGAGCTGGCGAAGCTGTGGCGCAGCGAGGTCTCCGCGCTGCACAAGGCCGAGCCGCGCGCGCGTCTCAAGGCCGAGGATCTCGACCGCATCCAGGCGCTGATCGACACCTTGCGACAAGCCTTGGCGCCGATCGAGAGCCTCGCATCGTCAAAGCCATTCGACTTCGCGGAGCTCGCGCACCGGCACCGCGAGATCATAATCGAGCTGTCGCGCGACGAGCAAGGCATTCCGCTCGCCTTCGAGGAGCGCGAGGGCCTCGCGCTCGCCAGCGCCTTCGACGATCTCCTGCGCGGCGGCACGACCAGCGGACTGATGGTGACGCTGCCCGACTACGCCGAACTGTTCCAGACCGCGTTCAGCGACCGCGCCGTGCGCCGGCGGGACAAGCCCGGCGCGCGCCTGCAGATCTACGGCCCGCTGGAATCGCGCCTGATGCAGGCCGACCGCATCATCGTCGGCGGCCTGATCGAGGGCGTCTGGCCGCCGGCGCCGCGGATCGATCCCTGGCTGAGCCGGCCGATGCGCCACGAGCTTGGGCTCGATCTGCCGGAACGCCGCATCGGCCTCTCCGCGCACGACTTCGCGCAACTGCTCGGCGGCGACGAGGTGATTCTCACCCATTCCGCCAAGGCCGGCGGCGCACCGGCGGTGGCCTCGCGCTTCCTGCACCGGCTTGAAGCGGTTGCAGGCGATGATCCCTGGAAGACAGCCATCCGCGCGGGCGAAAAATACGTGCAGTTCGCGGGCGCGCTGGACCAGCCCGCCGAGGTCAGTCCGATCAAGCAGCCCGAGCCGCGCCCGCCGCGCGCGACGCGGCCGCTCAGGATGTCGGTCACCGAGATCGAGGACTGGCTGCGCGATCCCTACACGATCTACGCCAAACGCATCCTCAAGCTCGACGCGCTCGATCCCGTCGATATGCCGCTGTCGGCCGCCGACCGCGGCTCGGCGATCCACGATGCGCTCGGCGAGTTCACCGAACGTTATGCCACGCGTCTTCCGGACGATCCCTCACGTGTGCTGCGCGCGATCGGCGAGAAGCATTTTGCACTTTTGATGGAGCGGCCCGAGGCGCGGGCGCTGTGGTGGCCGCGCTTCCAGCGCATCGCGCGCTGGTTCGGCGAATGGGAAACGGTGCGGCGCGGTGCGATCGAATCGATCACCGCGGAGACGCGCGGCGAGATCTCGATCACGCTCGACAGCACGCGCAGCTTCAAGCTGTCCGCGCGCGCCGACCGCATCGAGCGGCGCCAGGGCGGCGGCTACGCCATTCTCGACTACAAGACCGGGCAGCCGCCGACCGGCAAGCAGGTCCGCATGGGCCTGTCGCCGCAGCTCACGCTGGAAGCCGCGATCCTGCGCGAGGGCGGTTTTCCCGACATCGATGCCGGATCGTCCGTGAGCCAGCTCGTCTATGTCCGCCTGAGCGGCAACAATCCGCCCGGCGAGGAGCGGATCCTCGAGCTCAAGTACAAGCAGGGCGACGAGCCACAGCCGCCGGACACCGCGGCCGCGGAGGCGCGCGCCAAGCTGGAGGCGCTGATCCGCGCCTTTGAGGACGAGAACCAGCCCTACACCTCGCTGAACCTGCCGATGTGGACCAACCGCTACGGCACCTATGACGATCTCGCCCGGATCAAGGAATGGTCTGCGGCCGGCGGATTGGGGATCGAGGAATGGTGA
- the addA gene encoding double-strand break repair helicase AddA, producing the protein MVKLPRPIPDEVRARQARASDPTASAFVSANAGSGKTHVLVQRVIRLLLSGVPPEKILCITFTKAAAANMAERVFTTLGHWVTLDDTALDAAIRAVGIPHPNTKLRRDARKLFACALETPGGLKVQTIHALCTRLLQQFPFEANVPARFAVIDERDQTDMMERANLKVLLEAARDPDSVTGRALLTAMESAADVTFKEVVREACLSRDHFMAWTDEVGNAGAAAEQMGVVLGVDASDRIEDVETEILDGPFLPRSRWDDIAFALEDGSKSDNDQASRLREAKVFSGAAQVDAYLSVFLTDEKLPRKAVLTKKFCDHNPSVARLFEAEAGRISGLVEKRRAVTMRDRTAALLHIATAAAANYRREKQERGLLDYDDLIDKTLAMLDRVSSGWVHYKLDRGVDHVLIDEAQDTSPRQWDIVAHIISEFTAGEGAREGLNRTVFAVGDEKQSIFSFQGAAPHEFDARRRELHRRFTAAGLKFDPVAFTYSFRSGAAILHSVDHVFRDPAIYKSIHSVEIGHPLHNALADAGPSVIELWDLAEADDRQEIEGWRAPFDGVAATSPEVKLARRIQTEIKRLVESGTLTGHEGERRPLRYGDMLILVRRRGNAFDAVIQALKHANVPVAGADRLKLTEHIGIIDLMNLADALLLPQDDLALAVALKSPLFGLDDDDLFQLAHDRKGSLRRALGEHAATAEKFATVLRRLEACEIRAREETPFAFYAWLLGGDGGRARILRRLGHEANDALDEFLELALNYERKAPASLQGFMAWLRSADTEVKRDMEISRDEVRVMTVHGAKGLEASVVFMVDTTSSPADSQRLRLIHVPRGNGGEVVVWAGRKADDPKPVADARKAMIEETEDEYRRLLYVAMTRAADRLIVGGCLPGNMKTVRKLSWYDLVDTGLAGSGLDKQISETPLGKVTRFARPEDVAALGTPAISVDQTIALPDWLRTPAPGETVDDDLVRPSGQAAEGGRTVQSGESVQSRALALQRGTLVHRLLQSLPDIAIERRREAALGFMARNAADWPEADRTALADKVLALIAEPRFEAVFAAGSRAEVAIVGKLDRPGRPPALVSGQIDRLVVRPDEVLIVDFKTNQAAPKSAAAAPAAYVRQLALYRAVLARLYPQKPIRAVLLWTEALEYMEISAPALDAALASLHLSVSVLDPARGRS; encoded by the coding sequence ATGGTGAAGCTGCCACGTCCCATCCCCGACGAGGTGCGTGCAAGGCAGGCGCGCGCGTCCGATCCGACCGCGTCGGCGTTCGTGTCGGCGAATGCCGGCTCGGGCAAGACCCATGTGCTGGTGCAGCGCGTGATCCGCCTGCTGCTGTCGGGGGTGCCGCCGGAGAAGATCCTGTGCATCACCTTCACCAAGGCCGCCGCCGCCAACATGGCCGAGCGCGTGTTCACCACGCTCGGCCATTGGGTGACGCTGGATGATACCGCACTCGACGCGGCCATCCGCGCCGTCGGCATCCCGCATCCCAACACAAAGCTGCGGCGCGACGCCCGAAAGCTGTTCGCCTGCGCGCTGGAGACGCCGGGCGGCCTGAAGGTGCAGACCATCCACGCGCTGTGCACCCGCCTGCTCCAGCAGTTTCCGTTCGAGGCCAACGTGCCCGCGCGCTTCGCCGTGATCGACGAGCGCGACCAGACCGACATGATGGAGCGTGCCAATCTGAAGGTGCTGCTGGAGGCCGCGCGCGACCCCGACAGCGTCACCGGCCGCGCGCTGCTGACCGCGATGGAAAGCGCCGCGGACGTCACCTTCAAGGAGGTCGTGCGCGAGGCGTGCCTCAGCCGCGATCATTTCATGGCATGGACCGATGAGGTCGGAAACGCCGGTGCGGCGGCCGAGCAAATGGGAGTCGTGCTGGGCGTAGATGCGAGTGATCGCATCGAGGACGTCGAGACCGAGATTCTCGATGGCCCCTTCCTGCCGCGCTCGCGCTGGGACGACATCGCCTTTGCGCTGGAGGACGGCAGCAAATCCGACAACGATCAGGCCAGCCGCCTCCGCGAGGCCAAGGTGTTTTCCGGCGCTGCGCAGGTCGATGCCTATCTCAGCGTCTTCCTCACTGACGAAAAGCTGCCGCGCAAGGCGGTGCTGACCAAGAAGTTTTGCGATCACAACCCGTCCGTCGCCCGCCTGTTCGAAGCCGAGGCGGGGCGCATTAGTGGATTGGTCGAGAAACGCCGTGCTGTAACCATGCGCGACCGCACCGCGGCTCTCTTGCATATCGCGACTGCTGCTGCCGCAAACTACCGCCGCGAGAAGCAGGAGCGCGGGCTGCTCGACTACGACGACCTCATCGACAAGACGCTGGCAATGCTGGACCGCGTCTCCTCGGGCTGGGTTCATTACAAGCTCGACCGCGGCGTCGATCATGTCCTGATCGACGAGGCCCAGGACACCAGCCCGCGGCAATGGGACATCGTCGCGCACATCATCTCCGAGTTCACCGCCGGTGAAGGCGCGCGCGAGGGGCTGAACCGCACCGTCTTTGCCGTCGGCGACGAGAAGCAGTCGATCTTCTCGTTCCAGGGCGCCGCCCCGCACGAATTCGACGCGCGCCGGCGCGAGCTGCACCGCAGGTTCACCGCAGCCGGGCTGAAATTCGATCCGGTCGCCTTCACTTATTCGTTCCGCTCGGGTGCCGCGATCCTGCACTCGGTCGACCACGTCTTCCGCGATCCCGCGATCTACAAGAGCATTCATTCGGTCGAGATCGGCCATCCCCTGCACAATGCGCTGGCCGATGCCGGGCCGAGCGTGATCGAGCTGTGGGACCTCGCCGAGGCCGACGACAGGCAGGAGATCGAGGGCTGGCGCGCGCCGTTCGACGGCGTTGCCGCCACCAGCCCCGAGGTCAAGCTCGCCCGCCGTATCCAGACCGAGATCAAGCGGCTCGTCGAGAGCGGCACGCTGACCGGGCACGAAGGCGAGCGTCGGCCGCTGCGCTACGGCGACATGCTGATCCTGGTGCGCCGGCGCGGCAATGCGTTCGATGCCGTGATCCAGGCGCTGAAGCACGCCAACGTGCCGGTCGCCGGCGCCGACCGGCTCAAGCTCACCGAGCACATCGGCATCATCGATTTGATGAACCTCGCCGATGCACTGCTGCTGCCGCAGGACGATCTTGCGCTTGCGGTGGCCTTGAAGAGCCCGCTGTTCGGTCTCGATGATGACGATCTGTTCCAGCTCGCCCACGACCGCAAGGGATCGCTACGCCGTGCGCTCGGCGAGCATGCGGCTACAGCTGAGAAGTTCGCGACCGTGCTGCGGCGGCTGGAAGCCTGCGAGATTCGCGCGCGCGAGGAGACGCCGTTCGCCTTCTACGCCTGGCTGCTCGGCGGCGACGGCGGCCGTGCGCGCATCCTGCGCCGGCTCGGGCACGAGGCCAACGATGCGCTCGACGAATTCCTGGAGCTGGCGCTGAACTACGAGCGCAAGGCGCCGGCCTCGCTGCAAGGCTTCATGGCCTGGCTGCGCTCGGCCGACACCGAGGTGAAGCGCGACATGGAGATCTCGCGCGACGAGGTGCGGGTGATGACCGTGCACGGCGCCAAGGGCCTGGAAGCGTCCGTCGTGTTCATGGTCGATACGACGTCGTCGCCCGCGGATTCGCAGCGGCTACGGTTGATTCACGTGCCGCGCGGCAATGGCGGCGAGGTCGTGGTCTGGGCCGGACGCAAGGCCGACGACCCAAAGCCCGTTGCCGACGCACGCAAGGCGATGATCGAGGAGACCGAGGACGAATATCGCCGCCTGCTCTACGTCGCGATGACGCGCGCGGCCGACCGGCTGATCGTCGGCGGCTGCCTGCCCGGCAACATGAAGACGGTGCGGAAGCTGAGCTGGTATGACCTGGTCGACACCGGCCTCGCCGGCTCCGGCCTGGACAAGCAGATCAGTGAGACACCGCTCGGCAAGGTGACCCGATTCGCCCGGCCGGAGGACGTTGCGGCGCTGGGCACGCCCGCAATATCCGTGGACCAGACCATCGCTTTGCCGGACTGGCTGCGGACGCCAGCGCCGGGCGAGACCGTCGACGATGATCTGGTGCGCCCCTCCGGCCAGGCCGCCGAGGGCGGCCGCACGGTACAGTCAGGCGAATCGGTCCAATCGCGCGCGCTGGCATTGCAGCGCGGCACGCTGGTGCACCGATTGCTGCAATCCCTGCCCGACATCGCCATTGAGCGCCGGCGCGAGGCCGCGCTCGGCTTCATGGCGCGCAACGCCGCGGACTGGCCCGAGGCCGACCGCACCGCACTGGCCGACAAGGTGCTCGCTTTGATCGCCGAACCGCGCTTCGAAGCCGTGTTTGCCGCCGGTAGCCGGGCGGAGGTCGCCATCGTCGGCAAGCTCGACCGGCCGGGTCGCCCGCCGGCGCTGGTCTCGGGCCAGATCGACCGGCTGGTCGTTCGCCCGGACGAGGTCTTGATCGTCGATTTCAAGACCAATCAGGCGGCGCCCAAGAGCGCGGCTGCGGCGCCCGCCGCCTATGTCCGGCAGCTCGCACTGTACCGGGCAGTGCTGGCGCGGCTTTATCCCCAAAAGCCCATCCGCGCCGTCCTACTCTGGACCGAGGCCCTTGAATATATGGAGATTTCAGCCCCCGCGCTGGACGCGGCGCTGGCATCCCTTCATCTCAGCGTGAGCGTCCTTGACCCGGCAAGGGGCCGTTCATAG
- the trxA gene encoding thioredoxin yields the protein MAVSKVSDADFEAEVLKANGPVVVDFWAEWCGPCRMIAPALDEIAGAMGDKVKIVKLNVDESPKTASKYGVMSIPTLMIFKGGEMASRQVGAAPKAKLQQWITSAV from the coding sequence ATGGCCGTTAGCAAGGTTTCCGACGCCGATTTCGAAGCCGAAGTGCTCAAGGCGAACGGCCCCGTGGTCGTCGATTTCTGGGCCGAGTGGTGCGGCCCCTGTCGCATGATCGCGCCCGCCCTCGACGAGATCGCCGGCGCGATGGGCGACAAGGTCAAGATCGTGAAGCTCAACGTCGACGAGAGCCCGAAGACCGCGTCGAAGTACGGCGTGATGTCGATCCCGACCCTGATGATCTTCAAGGGCGGCGAGATGGCCTCGCGACAGGTCGGCGCCGCGCCGAAGGCGAAGCTGCAGCAGTGGATCACGTCGGCGGTCTGA
- a CDS encoding ATP-dependent DNA ligase, producing the protein MEARSADEIPRGTEWQYEPKWDGFRCLLSRNGSDVDLRSKSGEDLARYFPEIVSAALKLKANSFTLDGEIVVPHGKGFSFDALLQRIHPAASRVKKLSQETPALYLAFDLLTTAGDKQLAGKPLSERRPALEAFAKANLKSGSFRLSPATPSYATAKKWLAQSGGGSDGVIAKRIDLPYQAGNRDGMQKIKKFCSADCVIGGFRYAINKIAGRNVVGSLLLGLYDGEGLLHHVGFTSAIKAEAKPDLTKRLEALIAEPGFTGNAPGGPSRWSTERSAKWCPLKPKLVIEVCYDHFSGERFRHGTSILRWRPDKAPRQCSFEQLKQRVADPMKLLKAT; encoded by the coding sequence ATGGAGGCGCGGTCGGCCGACGAAATCCCGCGCGGCACGGAGTGGCAGTACGAGCCGAAATGGGACGGCTTCCGCTGCCTCCTCTCGCGGAATGGCAGTGATGTCGATCTGCGCTCGAAATCGGGCGAGGACCTCGCGCGCTATTTTCCCGAGATCGTTTCCGCTGCCCTGAAGCTGAAAGCGAATAGCTTCACGCTCGACGGCGAGATCGTCGTGCCGCACGGCAAGGGCTTTTCCTTCGACGCGCTGCTGCAACGCATTCACCCGGCGGCGAGCCGCGTGAAGAAGCTCTCGCAGGAGACGCCCGCGCTCTATCTCGCCTTCGATCTGCTCACGACGGCCGGGGACAAGCAGCTTGCCGGGAAGCCGCTGAGCGAGCGGCGGCCGGCGCTGGAAGCCTTTGCGAAAGCCAATCTGAAAAGCGGCAGCTTCCGTCTCTCGCCGGCCACACCGAGCTACGCCACCGCAAAAAAATGGCTCGCGCAATCCGGCGGCGGCTCGGACGGGGTCATCGCCAAGCGCATCGACCTGCCCTATCAGGCGGGAAATCGCGACGGCATGCAGAAGATCAAGAAATTCTGCAGCGCCGATTGCGTCATCGGCGGCTTCCGCTACGCCATCAACAAGATCGCAGGCAGGAACGTGGTCGGCTCGCTGCTGCTCGGACTCTATGACGGTGAGGGTCTGCTGCACCATGTCGGCTTCACCTCGGCGATCAAGGCGGAGGCGAAGCCCGATCTGACCAAGCGGCTGGAGGCGCTGATCGCAGAGCCCGGCTTCACCGGCAACGCGCCGGGCGGGCCGAGCCGCTGGTCGACCGAGCGCTCGGCCAAATGGTGTCCGCTCAAGCCGAAGCTCGTGATCGAGGTCTGCTACGACCATTTCAGCGGCGAGCGCTTCCGTCACGGCACCTCGATCCTGCGCTGGCGTCCCGACAAGGCGCCCCGGCAATGCAGCTTCGAGCAATTGAAGCAGAGGGTGGCCGATCCGATGAAGCTGTTGAAAGCGACGTAG
- a CDS encoding metallophosphoesterase family protein produces MRFAAIADVHGNHLALQAVLADIRTHGVTDIVNLGDMVSGPLDARRTIEILMQLDAVHVLGNHDRYLLDRPPEKMGSWDRPAYEQLNAAQLDWLRAHPMTRVFRDQVFLCHATPDDDEVYWLDTVHPDGTVALSPLDRIEQFAQGITQSLILCAHTHLARAVRLRDGRLIVNPGSVGSPGYRDVHPFPHLVEAGTPHARYAILELTDGAWQVTFRHVAYDHEAMAALARRNNQPELANALATGWIK; encoded by the coding sequence ATGCGTTTTGCCGCGATTGCCGACGTCCACGGAAACCATCTCGCATTGCAGGCGGTGCTCGCCGATATCCGCACCCATGGCGTCACCGACATCGTCAATCTCGGCGACATGGTGAGTGGCCCGCTCGACGCGCGGCGCACCATCGAGATCCTGATGCAGCTCGACGCCGTGCATGTGCTCGGCAATCACGACCGCTATCTGCTCGATCGTCCCCCGGAGAAGATGGGCTCGTGGGATCGTCCCGCTTACGAGCAGCTCAATGCGGCGCAACTCGACTGGCTGCGCGCGCATCCGATGACGCGGGTGTTTCGTGACCAGGTGTTCCTCTGCCACGCGACGCCCGACGACGACGAGGTCTATTGGCTCGACACCGTGCATCCCGACGGTACGGTGGCGCTATCGCCGCTTGACCGCATCGAGCAATTTGCGCAAGGCATCACGCAGTCGCTGATCCTCTGCGCTCACACCCATCTCGCCCGCGCCGTGCGGCTGCGCGACGGAAGGCTGATCGTCAATCCCGGCAGCGTCGGCAGCCCCGGCTATCGCGATGTGCATCCGTTCCCGCATCTGGTCGAAGCCGGCACGCCGCATGCGCGCTATGCGATCCTCGAACTGACTGATGGTGCGTGGCAGGTGACGTTCCGCCATGTCGCCTATGATCACGAGGCGATGGCCGCGCTGGCACGGCGCAACAATCAGCCTGAGCTAGCGAACGCGCTGGCGACGGGGTGGATCAAGTAG
- a CDS encoding bifunctional folylpolyglutamate synthase/dihydrofolate synthase: MTSSSDSAKKPLGELIGRLSALHQKRIDLGLERMHRLLERLGHPERKLPPVIHIAGTNGKGSTVAYLRATLEAAGLRVHAYTSPYLVRINECFRLGRVGGGVLVGDDELRAALEEVERVNAGEAATLFELKTAAAFHLFAQNPADVVLLEVGLGGRLDSTNVVDTPAACVITPVSMDHMDFLGDTLTSIAGEKAAIIKRGVPVVCAEQAPEAMAVIEAQARRMRAPLFAAGESWHVNVEHGRLVYSDERGLMDLAAPRLFGRHQFDNAGLAIATLRAIPTFKINQAAFDAGILSAEWPARMQRITSGELLALGPQGSEIWLDGGHNAEGGRVAAAALGDLEERVSRPLVVIAGMMANKDAKGFLANFAGLTRHIIAVPIPDTENAMPVDRLADAARSLGMRVEPAPGIEAALRALAKLAYEVPPRILITGSLYLAGHVLGLNGTPPA, from the coding sequence GTGACCTCATCCTCTGACAGCGCAAAGAAGCCGCTCGGCGAATTGATCGGGCGGCTGTCGGCCCTGCATCAGAAGCGCATCGATCTCGGGCTGGAGCGCATGCACCGCCTGCTCGAGCGGCTCGGCCATCCCGAACGCAAGCTGCCCCCGGTGATCCACATCGCTGGCACCAACGGCAAGGGCTCGACGGTCGCTTATCTCCGCGCGACGCTGGAGGCAGCCGGCCTGCGCGTTCACGCCTACACCTCGCCCTATCTCGTCCGCATCAACGAATGTTTCCGGCTCGGCCGCGTCGGCGGAGGCGTGCTGGTCGGCGATGACGAATTGCGCGCCGCGCTGGAAGAGGTCGAGCGCGTCAATGCCGGCGAGGCCGCGACATTGTTCGAGCTGAAGACTGCCGCCGCCTTCCACCTGTTCGCGCAAAATCCTGCCGATGTGGTGCTGCTCGAAGTCGGCCTCGGCGGCCGGCTCGATTCGACCAACGTGGTCGATACGCCGGCGGCCTGCGTGATCACGCCTGTCAGCATGGACCATATGGATTTTCTCGGCGACACCCTGACGTCGATCGCCGGCGAGAAGGCGGCGATCATCAAGCGCGGCGTGCCCGTGGTTTGCGCCGAACAGGCTCCGGAAGCGATGGCGGTGATCGAGGCGCAGGCCAGGCGCATGCGCGCGCCGCTGTTTGCTGCCGGCGAGAGCTGGCACGTCAATGTCGAGCACGGGCGCCTGGTCTATTCCGACGAGCGCGGCCTGATGGATCTGGCGGCGCCACGCCTGTTCGGCCGCCACCAGTTCGACAATGCGGGCCTCGCGATCGCGACGCTGCGCGCGATTCCAACCTTCAAGATCAATCAGGCGGCGTTCGACGCCGGCATCCTCAGTGCCGAATGGCCGGCGCGGATGCAGCGCATCACCTCGGGCGAGCTGCTCGCTCTCGGACCGCAGGGCTCGGAGATCTGGCTCGACGGCGGCCATAATGCCGAAGGCGGCCGCGTCGCGGCGGCCGCGCTCGGCGATCTCGAGGAGCGAGTGTCGCGGCCGCTGGTGGTGATCGCAGGCATGATGGCCAACAAGGACGCGAAAGGTTTCCTCGCCAATTTCGCCGGCCTGACCCGTCACATCATCGCGGTGCCCATTCCCGATACCGAAAATGCGATGCCGGTCGATCGTCTCGCGGATGCCGCGCGCAGCCTCGGCATGCGCGTCGAGCCTGCCCCCGGCATCGAGGCCGCGCTACGCGCATTAGCGAAGCTCGCCTATGAGGTGCCCCCGCGCATCCTGATCACCGGCTCGCTGTATCTGGCCGGCCATGTGCTCGGTCTCAACGGCACGCCTCCTGCATAG